A genomic window from Deltaproteobacteria bacterium includes:
- a CDS encoding MFS transporter, with amino-acid sequence MARCGLVPKSAGDPKSITYDNKSRIKSLFKLNLEDNLLTRLSRQAGFMLGRGMDENRPAPPTSRSISFLPFYYGWFIVALSFLSNLTMAGIRSAPSVLIHPLEAEFGWSRAAISSAASLNLLLLGLCAPLGGWLIDRFGPRRIILGCLGTMGLGLVSVTFIQELWQLIMLWGIVLGVATGITPALGASIASRWFVHRRGLAIGIMTNANAAGQIVYLPLLMTMIIASGWRSALLAMAVASMVLVPIIWLWMRDNPGEVGLEPYRSEKLSAANEKARMSARGDIRPMSISAISEVFKTSTFWILSCCFFICGVTANGLIGTHLIPHAVEHGIPQVTAATVVGIMGGASFVGTTISGYLVDRIDPRKVLATVYALRGLALLMLPFVTESVGLFFFAVLYGLDWYASGPATTTIIARVWGADKVGRIFGLAFMFHQMGGASAAIGGGWVRMYFGDYQNAFLVGGCLGLVAACLALSLRRVGRDEPAMPVTPQPAHA; translated from the coding sequence ATGGCCCGGTGCGGATTGGTGCCAAAAAGTGCCGGCGACCCCAAGTCGATAACGTACGACAATAAATCAAGAATCAAATCGCTATTCAAGCTAAACTTGGAGGACAATCTTTTGACGCGGCTTTCGCGCCAAGCGGGTTTCATGCTAGGACGTGGCATGGATGAAAACAGGCCAGCGCCGCCAACGTCCCGCTCCATCAGTTTCCTACCTTTTTATTATGGCTGGTTTATTGTCGCCTTAAGTTTTCTTAGCAACCTGACGATGGCGGGTATTCGCTCCGCGCCGTCGGTGCTGATTCATCCCCTGGAAGCGGAGTTTGGCTGGAGCCGAGCGGCCATTTCCAGCGCCGCGAGCTTGAATCTTTTGCTGCTGGGTCTGTGCGCACCGTTAGGCGGCTGGCTGATTGACCGTTTTGGACCGCGCCGTATCATCCTTGGCTGTTTGGGGACCATGGGGCTGGGGCTGGTCAGCGTGACATTTATCCAAGAGCTTTGGCAGCTGATCATGCTCTGGGGCATTGTCCTGGGTGTGGCCACCGGCATCACGCCGGCGCTCGGCGCCAGTATCGCAAGCCGCTGGTTTGTGCACCGGCGCGGCCTGGCCATCGGCATCATGACCAATGCCAACGCCGCGGGCCAGATTGTCTACTTGCCGCTGCTGATGACGATGATCATTGCTAGCGGTTGGCGTAGCGCCTTGTTGGCAATGGCCGTTGCGTCAATGGTGCTGGTGCCGATCATTTGGCTGTGGATGCGCGACAATCCCGGCGAAGTGGGGCTGGAACCCTATCGTTCGGAAAAGCTCAGCGCTGCCAATGAGAAAGCGCGGATGTCCGCCCGCGGCGATATCCGGCCCATGTCGATTTCGGCGATTTCCGAGGTGTTCAAGACTTCCACGTTCTGGATCTTAAGCTGCTGTTTTTTTATCTGCGGGGTTACAGCCAACGGCTTGATCGGCACGCATCTGATTCCGCATGCCGTCGAGCACGGCATTCCGCAAGTAACCGCGGCAACGGTCGTGGGCATCATGGGGGGCGCGAGCTTTGTCGGCACGACGATTTCCGGTTATCTTGTCGACCGCATCGATCCGCGCAAAGTACTGGCAACGGTTTACGCGCTGCGCGGTTTGGCGCTTTTGATGTTGCCGTTTGTCACAGAGTCGGTGGGGTTGTTTTTCTTCGCGGTGCTCTACGGTTTGGACTGGTACGCGTCCGGCCCGGCGACGACCACGATCATCGCGCGCGTTTGGGGGGCCGACAAAGTCGGGCGGATTTTCGGTTTGGCATTTATGTTTCATCAAATGGGCGGCGCGTCCGCGGCCATTGGCGGCGGCTGGGTGCGCATGTATTTTGGCGACTATCAAAACGCTTTTCTCGTTGGCGGCTGCTTGGGGCTAGTCGCCGCTTGCCTCGCGCTGAGTCTGCGCCGAGTCGGTCGGGATGAACCGGCGATGCCGGTAACACCGCAGCCGGCGCATGCCTAG
- the phnC gene encoding phosphonate ABC transporter ATP-binding protein, producing the protein MTILEIRDLHKSYNAHTQVLRGVSAAIEQGEFVGVIGLSGSGKSTLLRCINRLIEASAGEIRIPRALLDGGSNGALVDVLKLNSRELRHLRRKVGMVFQQFNIVKRLSVIDNVLSGGLGYQPGLRSALRLFSREEKRQALTNLKRVGLLSHAYKRADELSGGEQQRVAIARTLMQRPAIILADEPVSSLDPKLSRVVLDILKRVCREDGITALVSLHTLELTREYADRVIGLKQGQIFFDGPAKDLTEQVVDSVYQRKE; encoded by the coding sequence GTGACCATTCTCGAAATCCGCGACCTGCACAAGTCCTACAACGCGCATACACAGGTTTTGCGCGGGGTCAGTGCCGCCATCGAGCAGGGGGAGTTTGTCGGCGTCATCGGGCTCAGCGGCTCGGGCAAATCGACGCTCTTGCGCTGCATCAATCGCTTGATCGAGGCGAGCGCCGGCGAGATACGCATTCCGCGCGCGCTCTTGGACGGCGGCAGCAACGGCGCGCTGGTCGATGTTCTCAAATTGAATAGTCGGGAGCTGCGCCACCTGCGCCGCAAAGTCGGCATGGTGTTTCAGCAGTTCAACATCGTGAAACGTTTGTCGGTGATCGATAACGTGCTATCTGGCGGGCTCGGCTACCAGCCGGGGCTGCGCAGCGCCCTGCGGCTTTTTTCCCGTGAGGAAAAACGCCAAGCGCTCACGAATCTCAAACGCGTCGGCTTGCTCAGCCATGCCTACAAGCGCGCCGACGAGCTGAGCGGCGGCGAGCAGCAGCGGGTGGCGATCGCGCGCACGCTGATGCAGCGGCCGGCGATTATTCTCGCCGACGAGCCGGTGTCGAGTCTCGATCCGAAGCTATCGCGCGTGGTGCTCGATATTCTTAAACGGGTCTGCCGCGAAGACGGCATCACGGCGCTGGTGAGTTTGCATACGCTCGAATTGACGCGCGAGTACGCCGACCGCGTCATCGGCCTGAAACAGGGGCAAATATTTTTCGATGGGCCCGCAAAGGACCTGACGGAACAGGTGGTCGATTCGGTTTATCAACGAAAAGAATAG
- a CDS encoding LLM class flavin-dependent oxidoreductase, producing MKFGIHILPTYMPQVEGPLPDFYQQMYAQIIEVEKLGFDQAWVTEHHFGGYGGTLPHPPTFLAAVACKTTKIRLGVAVAVLPLHNPLQVAEAYAMADVISNGRLDFGIGKGSEPVEYRKFGLNRDEATPRFIEAMEIIRQAWSDGPIKFRGEFYHYENVDILPKPVQRPHPRVWVGATRSEETFGWAGKNGYDLMTVPFVHPTTDALRDLVRLYRKELADNGHDFVGRDVLGKFHIYVSDSFERGMREAAPFMKNYSDIHTAVDPGRKITERDIGSDMARGFIIVGDPERCADTIRRWQREAGITVFSGTFHFGGMPQEMALKSTRLFAERVMPALESL from the coding sequence ATGAAATTTGGCATTCACATTCTTCCCACTTACATGCCGCAGGTCGAGGGGCCGCTGCCGGACTTTTACCAGCAGATGTACGCGCAGATTATCGAAGTGGAAAAACTCGGCTTCGACCAGGCCTGGGTGACCGAACACCACTTTGGCGGCTACGGCGGGACTTTGCCGCATCCGCCGACGTTTCTCGCCGCGGTGGCGTGCAAGACGACCAAGATTCGGCTGGGCGTTGCGGTGGCGGTGTTGCCCTTGCACAATCCGTTGCAGGTCGCCGAGGCCTATGCCATGGCAGATGTGATTTCCAACGGTAGATTGGATTTCGGTATCGGCAAGGGCAGCGAGCCGGTGGAGTATCGCAAGTTCGGTTTGAATCGTGATGAGGCGACACCGCGCTTTATCGAGGCGATGGAGATTATTCGGCAAGCTTGGTCGGACGGGCCAATCAAGTTTCGCGGCGAATTTTACCACTACGAAAACGTCGACATTCTGCCCAAGCCGGTGCAGCGGCCGCACCCGCGCGTGTGGGTCGGGGCGACCCGCAGCGAAGAGACCTTTGGTTGGGCGGGCAAAAACGGCTACGACCTGATGACGGTGCCTTTCGTGCACCCGACCACCGATGCGCTGCGCGATCTGGTGCGGTTATACCGCAAAGAGCTTGCCGACAACGGCCACGACTTTGTCGGCCGCGACGTGCTCGGCAAGTTTCACATCTACGTTTCCGATAGCTTCGAGCGCGGCATGCGCGAAGCGGCGCCGTTCATGAAGAACTACTCCGACATCCATACCGCCGTCGATCCGGGTCGCAAGATCACCGAGCGCGACATCGGCTCGGACATGGCGCGCGGTTTTATCATCGTCGGCGACCCGGAGCGCTGCGCTGACACCATCCGGCGCTGGCAGCGGGAGGCTGGCATTACGGTATTCTCCGGCACGTTTCATTTCGGCGGCATGCCGCAGGAGATGGCGCTGAAGAGCACGCGGTTATTCGCCGAACGCGTGATGCCGGCTTTGGAAAGCCTGTGA
- the recN gene encoding DNA repair protein RecN encodes MLRELRIKNFAVIDAVELELEGGLNILSGETGAGKSIILNALGLISGNRVSADLIRHNEDEASVEALFEAVPPRVKEKLQRAGIDFVDELIIRRVISRAGKNRIYINGALCQLNLLGEIGGALVHIYGQHEHHSLLNPETHIDMLDNYGALGERTTTMVEKYRGLSAAWESLSQARALLEKRKKDRGLLEAQAEEIANARLRPDEEQELQEKKNILLHAEKLYQGCLEGEELLYEGETALVSRLGRYGNKLNELAAIDAALQPTAEMVKSALAQLNEANNELRRYAERVHFEPGALEHLEDRLAEIHRLKRKYNGSVEEILQMQARAEAELRSLERGEDEVPALERAFEAAGHAAWETAGALSIERERVGKRFKRALEKEVKSLGMPETVFDVRFLDSIESDDEPPYILSKKKITESGIDQIEFYFSPNPGEPPKAIAKIASGGELSRLMLAIKSLVLTPGDIPTLLFDEVDAGIGGAVAEIVGKKLQQVAETHQVICVTHLPQIAALADSHHVVRKEVARGRTTTKVQKLKEKERVEEVARMLGGLTITEKTRKHAAEMVKGHE; translated from the coding sequence ATGCTTCGTGAGCTGCGCATCAAGAATTTTGCCGTCATCGACGCCGTCGAGCTCGAGCTGGAAGGCGGGCTCAATATTCTCAGCGGTGAAACCGGCGCCGGCAAGTCGATTATCTTAAACGCTCTCGGTTTGATCTCCGGCAACCGGGTCAGCGCCGATCTGATTCGCCACAATGAAGATGAAGCCAGCGTCGAAGCGCTGTTCGAAGCGGTGCCGCCGCGGGTCAAAGAAAAATTGCAACGCGCCGGCATCGATTTTGTCGATGAGTTGATCATCCGACGGGTCATCAGTCGAGCCGGCAAAAATCGCATCTACATCAACGGCGCTCTCTGCCAGCTCAACTTGCTCGGAGAAATCGGCGGCGCGCTGGTGCACATCTATGGCCAGCATGAGCACCATTCGCTGCTCAATCCGGAAACCCACATCGATATGCTCGACAACTACGGCGCTCTCGGTGAGCGGACCACAACGATGGTGGAGAAATATCGCGGCCTGTCCGCCGCCTGGGAAAGCCTGAGCCAGGCGCGCGCTTTGTTGGAGAAGCGCAAGAAGGACCGCGGCCTGCTGGAAGCGCAAGCCGAGGAGATCGCCAATGCGCGGCTGCGCCCCGACGAGGAACAAGAGCTGCAAGAAAAGAAGAACATTTTGCTGCATGCCGAAAAACTTTACCAGGGCTGTCTTGAAGGCGAAGAGCTGCTCTATGAAGGCGAGACCGCGCTGGTGAGCCGGCTCGGGCGCTACGGCAACAAGCTCAATGAGCTGGCGGCCATCGATGCTGCCTTGCAGCCAACGGCCGAGATGGTCAAGTCAGCGCTGGCGCAGCTAAATGAAGCCAACAACGAGCTGCGCCGCTATGCCGAACGGGTTCATTTTGAGCCCGGCGCCCTGGAACATTTGGAAGATCGGCTGGCGGAAATTCATCGTCTCAAGCGCAAATACAACGGCAGCGTCGAAGAGATTTTACAAATGCAGGCGCGTGCGGAGGCGGAGCTGCGCTCGTTGGAGCGGGGCGAAGATGAGGTTCCAGCTTTAGAGCGCGCCTTTGAAGCCGCCGGTCATGCGGCGTGGGAGACCGCGGGCGCGCTGTCCATCGAGCGGGAGCGGGTTGGCAAGCGCTTCAAACGCGCCCTGGAAAAAGAAGTGAAGAGCCTCGGCATGCCGGAAACGGTGTTCGATGTGCGCTTTCTCGACTCGATCGAAAGCGACGATGAGCCGCCGTATATTTTGAGCAAGAAGAAAATCACCGAGTCCGGCATCGATCAGATCGAGTTCTATTTTTCGCCCAACCCAGGCGAGCCCCCTAAGGCGATTGCGAAAATCGCCTCCGGCGGCGAACTGTCGCGCTTGATGCTGGCGATCAAATCGTTGGTGTTAACACCGGGCGACATTCCGACGTTATTGTTCGACGAGGTCGACGCCGGTATCGGCGGCGCCGTGGCTGAAATCGTCGGCAAGAAATTGCAGCAGGTCGCCGAGACCCACCAGGTGATCTGCGTCACCCATCTGCCGCAGATCGCCGCGCTGGCCGACTCGCACCACGTCGTGCGCAAAGAAGTCGCCCGCGGCCGCACGACCACCAAAGTGCAAAAGCTCAAAGAAAAAGAACGGGTCGAAGAAGTCGCCCGCATGCTCGGCGGCCTAACGATCACCGAAAAAACCCGCAAGCACGCCGCCGAGATGGTGAAAGGACACGAGTAG
- a CDS encoding SPOR domain-containing protein, with protein sequence MLRYNGQSPWNVQVRATTKRAEANNVLGRLRARGYDAFLTESMVRGQMWYRVRVGNLANQKQAEALQRKLQASGYPDAFVANGNELTAANKQNR encoded by the coding sequence GTGTTGCGCTACAACGGCCAGAGCCCGTGGAACGTACAGGTGCGCGCGACCACCAAGCGCGCCGAAGCCAACAACGTCCTCGGCCGCCTGCGCGCGCGTGGCTACGACGCCTTCCTCACCGAGAGCATGGTCAGAGGGCAAATGTGGTACCGGGTGCGCGTCGGCAACTTAGCCAACCAAAAGCAGGCCGAGGCGTTGCAAAGAAAATTGCAGGCAAGCGGCTACCCTGACGCCTTCGTCGCCAACGGCAACGAGCTGACCGCCGCCAACAAACAGAACCGCTAG
- a CDS encoding phosphate/phosphite/phosphonate ABC transporter substrate-binding protein, whose translation MNDWRLASAPLKPFITLSLALLVLLGASACGKSSSPAKALRVGFVPAEEAQQIMQNAQPLVEILRKELGMEVQPFVATDYTGVVEALRGGKLDVAFLAPASYVLAKNEANVRVILKSERKGIPSYYAAIITRADSGINKLEDLRGKTFAFGDSLSTTGNVFPRKMFKEKGIDPVRDFKQILFSGGHDATVLAVLNRKVDAGATYANSPDSKDTAWIRYLKNPEDVKQIRAIAFSEAIPADNLVVSATLDEAIAKRVEQIFLNLSHDPAGKKMLRDLYQIDGFVTATDKDYDSVREAFTIAGIQLKEALQKKKKS comes from the coding sequence ATGAACGATTGGCGCCTGGCCAGTGCGCCGCTGAAGCCTTTCATTACGCTTTCGCTGGCCTTGCTAGTGCTTTTGGGGGCGAGCGCGTGCGGCAAGAGCTCGAGCCCCGCAAAAGCCTTGCGGGTCGGTTTCGTGCCGGCCGAAGAGGCGCAGCAGATCATGCAGAATGCCCAGCCGCTGGTGGAGATTCTGCGCAAAGAGTTGGGTATGGAAGTGCAGCCCTTTGTCGCCACTGACTATACGGGCGTTGTCGAAGCGCTGCGCGGCGGCAAGCTCGACGTGGCGTTCTTGGCGCCGGCGTCCTACGTGCTGGCGAAGAACGAGGCCAACGTGCGCGTCATTCTCAAGTCCGAGCGCAAGGGCATTCCGTCCTACTATGCGGCGATCATCACGCGCGCTGACAGCGGTATCAACAAGCTCGAAGATCTGCGCGGCAAGACCTTTGCGTTTGGCGATTCGCTGTCGACCACCGGCAATGTTTTCCCGCGCAAGATGTTTAAGGAAAAGGGCATCGATCCGGTGCGCGACTTTAAACAGATTCTGTTTTCCGGCGGCCATGATGCCACAGTACTGGCAGTGCTCAATCGCAAGGTTGACGCCGGCGCGACCTATGCCAACTCACCCGACAGCAAAGACACCGCTTGGATACGCTACCTGAAAAATCCCGAGGACGTCAAACAGATACGCGCCATCGCGTTTTCCGAGGCGATTCCGGCCGACAACCTGGTGGTCAGCGCGACGCTCGACGAAGCGATCGCGAAAAGAGTCGAGCAAATCTTTCTCAACCTAAGCCATGATCCGGCCGGTAAGAAAATGCTGCGCGACCTCTACCAGATCGATGGTTTCGTCACCGCCACCGACAAAGACTACGACTCCGTGCGTGAAGCCTTCACCATCGCCGGCATCCAACTCAAAGAAGCGCTGCAGAAAAAAAAGAAGTCGTGA
- a CDS encoding NAD(+) kinase: MSPATIRTVGLVAKYQEPKAAEMVRWLVPWLRQRGKRVLVENGLTHGGAMSCTKKQMAAKADLIVSLGGDGTLLNIAPLIERPDVPILGVNMGGLGFITEVAVGELETVLRKTLDGDYTVEERMTLEVRVQSQGKRSKPHKYRVLNDAVITKGARSRIIDLETTVGDDYLCTYRADGLIISTPTGSTAYALAAGGPIVEPGLGAIILSPICPHTLTNRPIVVSSKAAVRVTLRSFGDTVILSPDGQQGVRLNNGDKVEVRDYGLPVSLIRLPSRSYYEILRNKLKWGER, encoded by the coding sequence ATGAGTCCTGCCACGATCCGAACTGTCGGTTTAGTCGCCAAATACCAAGAGCCTAAAGCCGCCGAAATGGTGCGCTGGCTGGTGCCTTGGCTGCGCCAGCGCGGTAAGCGCGTGCTGGTCGAAAATGGGTTGACCCACGGCGGCGCGATGTCCTGCACCAAAAAACAGATGGCAGCGAAAGCCGATTTGATTGTTTCTCTGGGCGGCGACGGCACGCTGCTCAACATCGCGCCGTTGATCGAGCGGCCCGACGTGCCGATCTTGGGCGTCAATATGGGCGGCTTGGGTTTTATCACGGAAGTGGCGGTCGGTGAGCTGGAGACCGTGCTGCGCAAGACCCTCGACGGTGACTACACGGTCGAGGAACGCATGACCTTGGAGGTGCGCGTTCAAAGCCAAGGCAAGCGGAGCAAGCCGCACAAATACCGGGTGCTGAACGACGCGGTGATCACCAAAGGCGCGCGCAGCCGGATCATCGATCTAGAAACCACGGTGGGCGACGATTATTTGTGCACCTACCGCGCCGACGGCTTGATCATTTCTACACCCACCGGATCGACTGCCTATGCGCTGGCGGCCGGCGGGCCGATTGTCGAACCGGGGCTGGGCGCGATTATTCTAAGCCCCATCTGCCCGCACACGTTGACCAATCGGCCGATCGTGGTGTCGAGCAAGGCGGCCGTGCGGGTAACGCTGCGGTCGTTTGGCGACACGGTCATTCTCAGTCCCGACGGCCAACAGGGCGTGCGTCTCAACAACGGCGACAAAGTCGAAGTGCGCGATTATGGCCTGCCAGTGTCGCTGATCCGGTTGCCGTCGCGCAGCTACTATGAAATCCTGCGTAACAAGCTGAAGTGGGGCGAACGGTAG
- the phnE gene encoding phosphonate ABC transporter, permease protein PhnE produces MTAVDRIASANADIFREAPPAPKRGRRFFLYLVLFLIVLVWSFQGAKIRPGELIEGIPQIGATLARMLPPDFTKITDWKSYFMPTELTLAELFLPAPLSDAQARAKQRWWDNIFPQTVIGATLETVQMALAGTFLAIIAAFPIGFLAARNTTPHPLVYRGLRTLLNFLRTIPDLALGLLFVAAVGLGAFAGTLALAIHTATVLGKLLSESVENIDEGVVEAIRATGAGYAQILSFAVVPQILPDLISFTLYRLETNIRAASVLGLIGAGGIGYLMNTSFRTFQYQEAAAIVLVLIALVMLVDYLSSRLRNWVV; encoded by the coding sequence GTGACCGCTGTGGATAGAATAGCATCAGCGAACGCGGACATTTTCCGTGAAGCGCCGCCGGCGCCCAAGCGCGGCCGGCGTTTTTTCTTGTACTTGGTGTTATTTCTCATTGTCCTTGTCTGGTCCTTCCAGGGCGCCAAGATTCGTCCCGGCGAATTGATCGAAGGGATTCCGCAGATCGGCGCCACGCTTGCGCGCATGTTGCCGCCAGATTTTACCAAGATCACCGACTGGAAGAGCTACTTCATGCCGACGGAGCTAACGCTCGCCGAGCTTTTTCTGCCGGCGCCGCTGAGCGATGCGCAGGCGCGCGCCAAACAGCGCTGGTGGGATAACATTTTTCCGCAGACGGTGATTGGCGCGACGTTGGAGACCGTGCAGATGGCGCTGGCGGGAACTTTCTTGGCAATCATCGCGGCGTTTCCCATCGGCTTTCTCGCGGCGCGCAACACGACGCCGCATCCTTTGGTCTATCGCGGTCTGCGCACGCTGCTGAATTTTCTACGCACCATTCCCGATTTGGCGCTGGGCCTGTTGTTTGTCGCTGCGGTCGGCTTGGGCGCGTTTGCCGGCACTTTGGCGCTGGCGATACACACCGCGACCGTGCTCGGCAAGTTGCTGTCAGAGTCGGTCGAAAACATCGACGAAGGCGTGGTCGAGGCGATCCGCGCCACCGGCGCCGGCTATGCGCAGATCTTGTCTTTTGCGGTGGTGCCGCAGATTCTTCCCGACTTGATTTCGTTTACGCTCTATCGGCTGGAGACCAACATCCGCGCCGCCTCGGTGCTCGGCCTGATCGGCGCCGGCGGCATCGGCTATCTAATGAACACAAGCTTTCGCACGTTCCAATATCAAGAAGCGGCGGCGATTGTGCTGGTGCTGATCGCGTTGGTGATGCTGGTGGATTATTTGAGTTCACGTCTGCGCAATTGGGTCGTCTGA
- a CDS encoding DUF4102 domain-containing protein: MPLTDVSIRSAKPKDKSFKLFDSGGLYLEVNPAGGRWWRWKYRYGAKEKRLSFGVYPDVPLKAAREKRDSARQQLAAGVDPGEARKAEKVAQSGAESFEAIFREWHAKFSLEWEASHGDRILRRFERDVFPWLGKRPIAEIKAVELLSVLRRIESRGALETAHRAKQNCGQVFRYAVATGRAERDPTGDLRGALPSPKEKHHASILEPKRIAELLRAIDSYQGEFVTKSALRLAPLVFVRPGELRKAQWPEMDLEKAEWRIPGERMKMREQHIVPLARQAVDILRELEPLTNKVFPSRPDAPRYVFPSARTYERPMSENAVLAALRRMGYTKEEMTGHGFRSMASTLLHEQGWNHQAIERQLAHAERNAVSAAYNFAEHLPERRKMMQAWSDYLDSLKAGAEVIPLFKKA, translated from the coding sequence ATGCCGTTGACTGACGTATCGATTCGCTCTGCAAAGCCCAAGGACAAATCTTTCAAACTGTTCGATAGCGGTGGGCTTTATCTCGAAGTAAATCCCGCTGGGGGCCGTTGGTGGCGCTGGAAGTATCGCTATGGCGCCAAGGAGAAGCGGCTCTCGTTCGGTGTCTATCCCGACGTACCTTTGAAAGCGGCACGGGAAAAGCGAGATTCGGCTCGGCAGCAGCTTGCGGCCGGTGTCGATCCTGGTGAAGCTCGCAAGGCGGAAAAGGTCGCGCAGTCAGGCGCGGAGAGTTTTGAGGCGATCTTTCGTGAATGGCACGCGAAATTCTCGCTAGAATGGGAAGCGAGCCATGGCGACCGCATTTTGCGACGCTTCGAAAGGGATGTTTTCCCGTGGTTGGGGAAGCGGCCGATTGCCGAAATCAAAGCGGTCGAGTTGTTATCCGTGCTGCGCCGGATTGAAAGCCGGGGCGCGCTGGAGACTGCCCACCGGGCCAAGCAAAATTGCGGGCAAGTTTTCCGTTATGCCGTTGCGACGGGTAGAGCGGAGCGCGATCCGACCGGCGATCTTCGCGGCGCGTTACCGTCGCCGAAGGAAAAGCACCATGCATCGATCTTAGAACCCAAGCGAATTGCCGAACTGCTGCGGGCCATCGATAGCTATCAGGGTGAGTTCGTGACCAAATCCGCGTTACGGCTGGCGCCGCTGGTGTTTGTCCGGCCGGGAGAATTGCGCAAGGCGCAATGGCCGGAGATGGACCTTGAAAAAGCAGAGTGGCGCATTCCTGGCGAACGCATGAAGATGCGCGAGCAGCATATTGTTCCGCTGGCGCGCCAAGCCGTCGATATTCTCCGCGAACTTGAGCCGCTGACAAACAAAGTCTTTCCCTCAAGGCCTGACGCGCCCAGATACGTATTCCCGAGCGCGCGGACGTACGAGCGGCCGATGAGTGAAAATGCTGTGCTCGCCGCGCTTCGCCGCATGGGTTACACTAAAGAAGAAATGACCGGTCACGGTTTTCGCAGCATGGCGTCAACGCTGCTGCACGAACAGGGCTGGAACCACCAAGCCATTGAACGCCAGCTCGCCCACGCCGAGCGCAACGCGGTTAGCGCTGCTTATAACTTCGCCGAGCACCTGCCGGAACGGCGCAAGATGATGCAGGCTTGGTCGGATTATCTTGACTCACTGAAGGCTGGTGCGGAAGTGATACCGCTGTTTAAAAAGGCGTAA